Proteins from a single region of Mucilaginibacter daejeonensis:
- a CDS encoding helix-turn-helix transcriptional regulator — MPVNRNALIRYRTIDNCLRNRYKRWTLEDLIDACSDALYEFEGIDKGVSRRSVQADIEMMRSNKLGYEAPIIVVDRKYYTYADKNYSITNSPISQQDMQVLSEVSGLLKQFKGFNHFADLNEMVSKLEDKIYSQKTHCPPVVDFERNDNLKGLEYIEGIRKAIVAQKTLCVTYQSFKAREASTFCFSPYLLKEYRNRWFILGMRHGRGGHLLNLALDRIESIEEHEDVYRENTVIDLTTYYNDVIGVTKSLGQRDCEVVFWIDNANAPYIITKPLHHTQKFLMEENDGKVFSIKVILNYELERELLGFGSKIKILRPRILVKQIKQNLARALERYNHVEALANNVVEEK; from the coding sequence ATGCCTGTCAACCGCAATGCCCTCATTCGTTATCGTACCATTGATAACTGCCTGCGCAACCGTTACAAGAGATGGACGCTGGAGGACTTGATTGATGCCTGCTCGGACGCTCTGTATGAGTTTGAAGGCATTGACAAGGGCGTAAGCCGCCGGTCTGTACAGGCGGATATTGAGATGATGCGCAGCAATAAGCTAGGATATGAGGCGCCGATCATTGTGGTCGACCGTAAGTATTATACTTACGCCGATAAAAACTACAGTATCACCAACAGCCCCATCAGCCAGCAGGACATGCAGGTGCTCAGCGAAGTATCCGGCTTATTAAAGCAATTCAAAGGCTTTAACCACTTTGCTGACCTGAATGAGATGGTGAGTAAACTGGAGGACAAAATCTACTCACAAAAAACACACTGCCCGCCGGTAGTTGATTTTGAAAGGAATGATAATCTGAAGGGGCTCGAGTATATTGAAGGGATACGCAAGGCTATTGTGGCCCAAAAAACATTATGTGTCACTTATCAATCTTTTAAGGCACGGGAAGCCAGCACCTTTTGCTTTAGTCCATACTTGTTGAAAGAATACCGCAACCGCTGGTTTATATTAGGTATGCGCCATGGCAGGGGCGGACACTTACTAAATTTGGCCTTAGACCGGATTGAGTCGATTGAGGAACACGAGGATGTGTACCGGGAAAATACAGTAATTGACCTGACAACTTATTATAATGATGTCATCGGCGTAACCAAATCGCTAGGTCAGCGCGACTGTGAAGTGGTGTTTTGGATAGACAATGCCAATGCACCTTACATTATCACCAAGCCGCTGCACCACACTCAAAAATTTTTGATGGAAGAGAATGACGGAAAAGTCTTCAGCATAAAGGTTATCCTGAATTATGAATTGGAAAGGGAGCTGTTAGGCTTTGGTTCAAAAATAAAAATACTCAGACCGCGGATATTGGTAAAACAAATAAAACAAAATTTGGCGAGAGCGCTGGAGAGATACAATCATGTTGAGGCACTAGCAAATAACGTAGTAGAAGAAAAATAA
- a CDS encoding 3' terminal RNA ribose 2'-O-methyltransferase Hen1, with product MLLTITTTHSPATDLGYLLHKHPDKLQTVEIAAGKAHIFYPEVSEQKCTAALLLDIDPVGLVRSEGPRGNDFALEQYVNDRPYVASSFMSAAIAKAYSSALNGRCKDKPELPLVAMPFEVTMAVLPVKGGEGVLRMLFEPLGYEVTCIRHELDPAFPQWGNSRYFTVTLKHNLTLQQLLSHLYVLIPVCDTDKHYWVSKDEIEKLLTKGKDWLEAHPSKEMIVRRYLKNQRSLANQALSVLLSKDESEEESVTETEEVPDQVEEPKVKIHELRLLAAKEVLLQSGAKRVADLGCGEGRLIKLLLPEKQFEYILGMDVSYRSLEIAKERLKLERMPERQAQRIRLIQGSMTYRDKRLEGFDAAALVEVIEHLDEPRLAALEKSVFAYARPGTVVVTTPNAEYNVRFANYEEGKMRHTDHRFEWTRAQFADWGNRIAHEHGYTVTYQPVGEEDGEVGALSQMAVFTYTGHVADTVFKTLEA from the coding sequence ATGTTATTAACGATTACTACCACGCATTCGCCAGCTACCGACCTGGGCTACCTGCTGCACAAGCATCCGGATAAGTTGCAAACCGTCGAGATTGCTGCCGGTAAGGCGCACATATTTTACCCCGAAGTAAGCGAGCAAAAGTGTACTGCGGCATTGCTACTGGATATTGACCCCGTTGGCTTGGTACGCAGCGAAGGCCCTAGAGGAAACGACTTTGCACTGGAACAGTATGTAAACGACCGGCCTTATGTGGCCAGTTCATTCATGAGCGCGGCTATTGCCAAAGCCTATTCATCGGCCTTAAATGGCAGGTGTAAAGACAAACCGGAGTTGCCTTTGGTAGCTATGCCTTTTGAAGTTACAATGGCCGTTCTTCCGGTTAAAGGCGGTGAAGGTGTTCTTCGCATGCTGTTTGAGCCGCTGGGTTATGAGGTTACTTGTATCCGGCATGAGTTGGATCCAGCCTTCCCTCAATGGGGCAACAGCCGGTACTTCACCGTAACGCTTAAGCATAACCTTACTTTGCAGCAACTGCTATCCCATCTGTACGTACTCATACCGGTTTGCGATACCGATAAACACTACTGGGTATCGAAAGATGAAATAGAAAAGCTGCTCACCAAAGGCAAAGACTGGTTGGAGGCGCATCCTTCAAAAGAAATGATCGTACGGCGGTACTTAAAAAACCAGCGCTCACTGGCCAATCAGGCTTTAAGTGTGCTATTGAGCAAGGATGAAAGTGAGGAAGAAAGCGTTACTGAAACGGAAGAAGTGCCGGACCAGGTTGAAGAACCAAAAGTAAAGATTCATGAACTGCGGCTGCTGGCTGCCAAAGAAGTGCTGCTGCAATCGGGTGCCAAGCGGGTAGCCGATTTAGGTTGCGGCGAAGGCCGGCTCATCAAACTTTTGCTGCCCGAAAAGCAGTTCGAGTACATTTTGGGCATGGACGTGAGCTACCGCTCTCTTGAGATTGCCAAAGAGCGCTTAAAGCTGGAGCGCATGCCCGAAAGGCAGGCCCAGCGCATACGACTCATTCAAGGCTCAATGACCTACCGCGACAAGCGCCTGGAAGGGTTTGATGCTGCGGCACTGGTAGAAGTAATTGAGCATTTGGATGAACCAAGACTGGCAGCCCTCGAAAAATCGGTTTTCGCATATGCGCGTCCGGGAACCGTAGTGGTGACCACCCCCAATGCCGAGTACAACGTACGGTTTGCTAATTACGAAGAAGGCAAAATGCGCCACACCGATCACCGCTTTGAGTGGACACGCGCGCAGTTCGCTGATTGGGGTAACCGTATTGCGCACGAGCATGGCTATACCGTAACCTATCAGCCCGTTGGCGAGGAAGATGGAGAGGTAGGCGCCTTAAGCCAGATGGCTGTGTTTACTTATACCGGTCATGTAGCAGATACAGTATTTAAAACATTAGAAGCATAA
- a CDS encoding polynucleotide kinase-phosphatase, protein MSTIKIPELSLVVLMGATGSGKSTFARKHFKPTEIVSSDTCRGLVSDDDNNQAASSDAFALARYITGLRLKRGLLTVIDATNVQEEDRRDWIKLAREFHVLPVAIIINVPEKVCVERNKLRSDRNMGPHVIPKHISQLKRSFKKLKYEGFRHIIELRSQEEVDAVTGIIRDPLYNNKKQETGPLDIIGDVHGCYDELTKLLTNLGYAHNGSTWSHPGGRKAVFAGDLVDRGPKTPEVLKLVMSMTKAGTAYCVPGNHDVKLMRWLNGKNVQPKHGLEQSIAQLSNETPAFREEVKRFIDGLVSHYVFDEGKLVVAHAGLKEEMQGRGSGAVREFCLYGETTGEIDEFGLPIRYNWASEYKGKATVVYGHTPVTQAQWLNNTIDIDTGCVFGGSLTALRYPDRELVSVKAAQVYCEPVRPLDYKAPVAELSLQHENDHVLDIADFTGKQIVETKYGNNVTIREENAIAALEVMSRFAVNPKWLIYLPPTMSPSKTSILDDYLEFPTEAFEYYKENGAGKVVCQEKHMGSRAVVIVGKDEDAIRKAFGITGEGIGTVYTRTGRAFFNDKATEQALLHRLNEALIVSGFYERFDTDWVCLDTELMPWSAKAQALLETQYAAVGSAATHALAETRKVLEQFANRSSAAEELMNAYQARQAESGLFVEAYRRYCWPVHSLEDYKLAPFHILATEGKQWTSENHEWHMEEIKRVCLADPAILVATPYGIVDLDDAASVQEATDWWLTLTAKGGEGMVVKPYDFITTNKKGLIQPAIKIRGREYLRIIYGPEYTEPQNMSRLKARGLAAKRGLAFREFALGVEGLERFTAQEPLRRVHQCVFGVLAMESEPVDPRL, encoded by the coding sequence ATGTCAACTATAAAAATACCGGAACTTTCTTTAGTAGTGCTGATGGGCGCTACCGGATCCGGAAAATCAACTTTTGCCAGGAAGCATTTTAAACCTACCGAAATTGTATCGTCTGATACCTGCCGTGGTTTGGTAAGCGATGATGATAACAACCAGGCTGCTTCATCGGATGCCTTTGCCTTGGCAAGATACATCACCGGCCTGCGTTTGAAACGCGGTTTATTAACCGTAATCGATGCCACTAACGTACAGGAAGAGGACCGCCGTGACTGGATTAAACTAGCCCGCGAGTTCCACGTACTCCCAGTTGCCATTATCATTAATGTACCTGAAAAGGTTTGTGTAGAACGTAATAAGCTGCGCAGCGACCGTAATATGGGGCCGCATGTTATTCCGAAGCATATCTCGCAGCTAAAGCGAAGTTTTAAAAAGCTGAAATATGAAGGTTTCAGGCATATAATTGAGCTCCGATCACAGGAGGAGGTAGATGCTGTTACCGGAATCATCCGCGATCCACTGTACAACAACAAGAAGCAGGAGACCGGGCCATTGGATATCATTGGCGACGTGCACGGCTGCTATGACGAGTTAACAAAATTACTTACCAATTTGGGTTATGCCCATAACGGTAGCACTTGGTCGCATCCCGGAGGCCGGAAAGCGGTATTTGCAGGCGACCTGGTAGACCGCGGGCCGAAAACACCCGAGGTACTGAAACTGGTAATGAGCATGACCAAAGCTGGTACCGCCTATTGCGTACCCGGCAACCACGATGTGAAATTAATGCGCTGGCTTAACGGCAAGAATGTGCAGCCTAAACACGGGCTGGAACAATCTATTGCACAGCTGAGTAACGAAACGCCGGCGTTCAGGGAAGAGGTAAAGCGCTTTATTGATGGGCTGGTTAGCCATTATGTGTTCGACGAAGGCAAACTGGTCGTCGCCCATGCCGGTCTGAAAGAAGAAATGCAGGGTCGTGGTTCGGGTGCTGTACGGGAGTTTTGCTTGTATGGGGAAACCACCGGCGAGATAGATGAGTTTGGTCTGCCCATCCGCTATAACTGGGCCAGTGAGTACAAAGGGAAAGCGACTGTTGTATACGGGCACACTCCCGTAACGCAGGCACAATGGCTTAACAATACCATTGATATTGATACCGGCTGCGTATTTGGCGGCTCATTAACCGCTTTGCGCTATCCGGATAGAGAACTGGTTTCCGTAAAGGCAGCACAAGTTTATTGCGAACCGGTAAGGCCCTTGGACTATAAAGCGCCTGTAGCTGAACTGAGCTTACAGCATGAGAATGACCATGTGCTGGATATAGCTGATTTTACCGGCAAGCAGATTGTAGAAACTAAATATGGTAACAACGTTACCATCCGCGAGGAAAACGCTATTGCCGCCCTGGAAGTGATGAGCCGTTTTGCTGTAAATCCAAAATGGCTCATTTACCTGCCACCTACTATGAGTCCGTCAAAGACAAGCATACTGGATGATTACCTAGAATTTCCGACCGAGGCTTTTGAGTATTATAAAGAAAATGGTGCAGGTAAGGTAGTATGTCAGGAAAAGCATATGGGTTCGCGTGCGGTGGTCATTGTGGGTAAAGATGAAGATGCCATCCGCAAAGCCTTCGGTATTACGGGTGAAGGTATAGGTACAGTTTATACCCGTACCGGCAGAGCGTTTTTTAACGATAAAGCGACTGAGCAAGCTTTATTACATCGGCTAAACGAGGCCCTGATCGTCTCCGGCTTTTATGAGCGGTTTGATACCGACTGGGTATGCCTGGATACAGAGTTAATGCCTTGGAGTGCCAAAGCACAGGCTTTACTGGAAACCCAGTATGCAGCAGTCGGCTCGGCGGCAACACATGCCTTGGCCGAAACCCGCAAGGTGCTGGAGCAATTTGCAAACAGAAGCAGTGCAGCAGAAGAATTAATGAATGCCTACCAAGCGCGACAAGCAGAATCCGGCCTTTTTGTAGAAGCCTACAGGCGTTACTGCTGGCCCGTACATAGCCTGGAAGATTACAAGCTGGCACCGTTCCATATCCTGGCTACTGAAGGTAAGCAGTGGACCAGTGAGAACCATGAATGGCATATGGAAGAAATCAAACGCGTTTGCCTGGCCGATCCTGCCATATTGGTGGCAACGCCTTACGGTATTGTTGATTTGGATGATGCAGCCAGCGTGCAGGAAGCGACCGACTGGTGGCTGACCTTAACAGCAAAAGGTGGCGAAGGCATGGTGGTCAAACCGTATGATTTTATTACGACCAACAAAAAAGGCTTGATACAGCCTGCTATCAAAATCAGGGGCCGCGAGTATCTGCGCATCATTTACGGGCCCGAATATACTGAGCCGCAAAATATGAGCCGCTTAAAGGCCAGGGGCCTGGCGGCCAAAAGAGGCTTGGCTTTTCGGGAATTTGCTTTGGGCGTGGAAGGCTTGGAGCGTTTTACAGCCCAAGAGCCCTTGAGGCGGGTACACCAATGTGTGTTTGGTGTGCTGGCAATGGAGAGCGAGCCGGTTGACCCAAGGTTGTAA
- a CDS encoding nucleotidyltransferase domain-containing protein translates to MNETIRMKLLELEQLHHIKILYACESGSRAWGFASPDSDFDVRFIYARRMQDYLRIADTPDTLGLPVNEVLDISGWDVRKALQLFLKSNSPLYEWLQSPIVYQEDNDFTSELKAMMPQYFSPKASANHYLSMSHNTLMQDLQAEQVKLKRYFYALRPALACLWVVQEKRVPPMEFEPLRILIKDDTVQKAIDVLMLRKQAADENALIAPVNVLNDWLTSTLTYCKEQMSLLNSTRRTTEELDDLFRRAIT, encoded by the coding sequence ATGAATGAAACCATACGGATGAAGCTGCTCGAACTGGAGCAGCTTCATCATATAAAAATATTGTATGCCTGTGAGTCGGGTAGCCGGGCCTGGGGCTTTGCCTCGCCCGACAGCGATTTTGATGTGCGGTTTATCTATGCCAGGCGCATGCAGGATTATCTGCGGATAGCTGATACGCCTGATACGTTGGGCTTGCCGGTAAACGAAGTGCTGGATATCAGCGGCTGGGACGTGAGGAAAGCACTGCAACTTTTCCTGAAGTCGAACAGCCCTCTTTATGAGTGGCTGCAATCGCCTATTGTATACCAGGAGGATAATGACTTTACCAGTGAGTTAAAAGCAATGATGCCTCAATACTTTTCACCCAAGGCGAGTGCTAATCACTATTTATCTATGTCGCATAACACACTCATGCAGGATTTGCAGGCAGAGCAGGTAAAGCTTAAACGTTACTTTTATGCCTTGCGCCCGGCATTAGCCTGCCTGTGGGTCGTACAAGAGAAAAGAGTACCGCCTATGGAGTTTGAGCCGCTAAGGATATTAATTAAAGATGATACTGTTCAAAAGGCGATAGATGTATTGATGCTCAGAAAGCAAGCTGCAGATGAAAATGCATTGATAGCACCTGTTAATGTACTGAACGACTGGTTAACCTCGACGCTCACTTATTGTAAAGAACAAATGTCTTTACTGAATAGTACCAGGCGGACGACTGAGGAACTAGATGACCTTTTTAGGCGAGCTATAACATGA
- a CDS encoding DNA polymerase beta superfamily protein translates to MMTYPELKQQKQLILLDCISGSTAYNLKVAGSDTDKKGVFIMPQNQLYGFNRQEQIANESNDEVYFEIGRFLELLTKNNPNILELLSTPQQFILYKHPLMNLIKAEDFLSKLCLETFAGYAQTQIKKARGLNKKINKPLDSECKSVLDFCYVVQGNGSVPLQAWLSEMGYSQQHCGLTDLAHFRDVYLLYHQSQLTDGSWFRGIISGPDADDVQLSPVPKGIESLAVMNFNKDGYSVYCREYREYKAWEEKRNQLRYQSTLSHGKSYDAKNMMHTFRLLNMAEEIALYREVRVHRNDRDFLLNIRNGEFEFNALMKMVEEKMERIREVYQKSALPDQPNLHKAEDLLIEIRKRFYAGN, encoded by the coding sequence ATGATGACTTATCCCGAACTCAAGCAGCAAAAGCAACTCATCCTATTAGATTGTATCAGTGGCAGCACGGCTTATAACCTGAAGGTTGCGGGTTCTGATACGGATAAGAAAGGCGTGTTCATCATGCCGCAAAATCAGTTGTATGGCTTTAACCGGCAGGAGCAGATCGCCAATGAGAGCAATGATGAGGTATACTTTGAGATAGGCCGCTTTTTGGAACTGCTTACAAAGAACAATCCTAATATATTAGAATTGCTGAGCACGCCTCAGCAGTTCATCCTGTATAAACATCCGCTGATGAACCTGATCAAAGCCGAAGATTTCCTGTCAAAGCTTTGTTTGGAAACCTTTGCCGGTTATGCGCAAACGCAAATTAAAAAAGCACGCGGACTGAACAAGAAGATTAACAAGCCGCTGGATAGCGAGTGCAAGTCGGTATTAGACTTTTGTTACGTGGTGCAGGGAAACGGCAGCGTGCCGCTACAGGCATGGCTTAGCGAAATGGGGTATTCGCAGCAACACTGTGGCCTGACGGATCTGGCTCATTTTCGTGATGTGTACCTGCTGTACCACCAATCGCAATTAACGGATGGTAGCTGGTTTAGGGGTATTATATCCGGGCCGGATGCGGATGATGTGCAGTTAAGTCCGGTTCCTAAAGGCATAGAATCATTAGCTGTGATGAACTTTAATAAAGATGGTTATTCGGTGTATTGCCGGGAGTACCGGGAGTATAAAGCTTGGGAAGAAAAGCGCAATCAACTTCGTTACCAAAGCACGCTGTCGCATGGCAAAAGCTACGACGCCAAGAACATGATGCACACTTTCAGGCTGCTGAATATGGCTGAAGAGATCGCTTTGTATCGTGAGGTCAGGGTGCATCGAAATGACCGGGACTTTCTGCTCAATATTCGAAATGGCGAGTTTGAATTTAATGCACTGATGAAAATGGTCGAAGAAAAAATGGAACGAATCAGAGAGGTATATCAAAAATCTGCTTTGCCGGACCAGCCGAATTTGCATAAAGCGGAAGATTTATTGATAGAAATTAGAAAGCGCTTTTATGCAGGCAATTGA
- a CDS encoding FAD-dependent oxidoreductase — translation MSGRPFYKRSQLLSSINRRSFLLRAGLSVGGVMLQNCVSKVTGHKQAYAHIKGKLNGPNHKAGHILRDKLQLPVPTESRTVKTLIVGSGISGLSAARWLKKQGEHNFEVLELENHAGGNAYYGSNAVSKYPLGAHYLPIVNNDDGLLIEFLQQHNIITGFNDKRLPFYNEYYLCFDPEERLLINGEWQEGLVPDFGVPTKDKQQIDRFFKLINTLKQAKGKDDRYAFTLPLDESSTDNAYRKLDQISFKDYLKTYGFTSEHLLWYLDYCCKDDYGVLSDKVSAWAGLHYFAARKGKAANAEDNAVLTWPEGNGWLMSRLRDEVTEHIKTNQMAYAIKPDGNRVAVTVYDIQLHQTITIYADKVIMASPQFVNQRLLKGTNRPGIDYKAMHYSPWLIANLTVDSLPYAKGVQLCWDNVAYNTPSVGYVNANQQSVSMRENKKVLTYYLPLCNQEPRVSRLAAYARTYEQWLDIIIPEMEKLHLGITPHIEEAELWLWGHGMISPAVNYIWGGMRTKARQPINNQIFFAHTDLSGISVFEEAFHQGIQAATQVLEQA, via the coding sequence ATGAGTGGTCGACCGTTTTATAAGCGCAGCCAGTTGCTAAGCAGTATCAATCGCCGCTCCTTTCTGCTGCGTGCGGGTTTGTCAGTAGGTGGTGTTATGCTACAAAACTGTGTAAGTAAAGTAACTGGTCACAAACAGGCCTATGCACACATTAAAGGCAAACTAAACGGACCCAACCACAAAGCAGGCCACATACTCCGCGATAAATTGCAACTGCCCGTTCCTACCGAGTCTAGAACTGTAAAGACGCTGATTGTAGGCAGCGGGATATCGGGTTTATCTGCCGCGCGCTGGTTAAAAAAGCAAGGTGAACACAACTTTGAAGTTTTAGAATTGGAAAACCATGCAGGCGGCAATGCGTATTATGGCAGCAATGCTGTTTCAAAATATCCCTTAGGCGCCCACTATCTGCCCATTGTGAATAACGATGATGGCTTGCTTATAGAGTTTCTGCAACAACATAATATAATTACTGGCTTTAATGACAAAAGACTGCCCTTTTATAACGAGTATTACTTGTGCTTTGACCCCGAAGAGCGGCTGCTGATCAACGGCGAATGGCAGGAAGGATTGGTACCCGACTTTGGTGTACCAACAAAAGATAAGCAACAGATTGACCGTTTCTTTAAACTAATTAACACCCTAAAGCAAGCTAAAGGTAAGGATGATAGATATGCCTTTACATTGCCGCTCGATGAAAGTTCAACAGACAACGCTTATAGGAAACTAGATCAGATATCGTTTAAAGACTACCTGAAAACCTACGGTTTCACCTCTGAGCATCTGCTTTGGTATTTAGATTATTGCTGTAAGGATGATTATGGCGTCCTGTCGGATAAAGTATCTGCATGGGCAGGGTTGCATTATTTTGCGGCCCGCAAAGGAAAAGCGGCTAATGCCGAAGACAATGCTGTTTTGACCTGGCCCGAAGGCAACGGCTGGCTCATGAGCAGGCTTCGTGATGAGGTGACGGAACACATTAAAACCAATCAGATGGCTTACGCTATAAAGCCGGATGGAAACCGGGTTGCTGTAACAGTGTATGATATTCAACTCCATCAAACGATAACCATTTATGCCGACAAGGTAATAATGGCATCACCACAGTTTGTAAATCAGCGCTTGCTCAAAGGCACCAACCGGCCAGGAATTGATTATAAAGCAATGCACTACAGCCCGTGGCTTATAGCCAACCTTACCGTAGATAGTTTACCGTATGCAAAAGGGGTGCAGCTATGCTGGGATAATGTAGCTTACAATACGCCATCGGTAGGCTATGTAAATGCCAATCAGCAAAGCGTAAGCATGCGCGAAAATAAAAAAGTGCTTACTTACTACCTGCCTTTGTGCAATCAAGAACCACGGGTGTCCCGATTGGCTGCATATGCCCGCACTTACGAGCAATGGCTGGATATCATTATTCCGGAAATGGAAAAGCTGCATCTGGGCATCACCCCACATATTGAGGAAGCAGAATTATGGCTATGGGGGCACGGGATGATCAGCCCTGCGGTAAACTATATCTGGGGAGGTATGCGTACAAAGGCCCGGCAACCTATAAACAATCAGATCTTTTTTGCCCACACTGATTTAAGCGGGATTTCGGTGTTTGAAGAAGCTTTTCATCAGGGCATACAAGCCGCGACCCAAGTACTGGAGCAGGCATGA
- a CDS encoding polyamine aminopropyltransferase, translating to MHKRLPVLLLISVFIIATCGLIYELIAGTLASYLLGDSVTQFSTIIGVYLFSMGIGSWLSKYFEKNLLSWFIQIEILVGLVGGTSSTILFMVFESVSSFRLVLYGLVSITGILVGLEIPLLMRILKDRYEFKDLVSKVFTFDYIGALIASLVFPLILIPYLGLVRTAYLFGILNVGVALLVCFGFAPEINAVRYLKSASIISLIALLTGFVLANVITSFSESLTYADTIIYSKSTPYQRIILTKRGRDLRLFLNGNLQFSSIDEYRYHEALIHPVLQALPQAQNILVMGGGDGLAVREILKYPQVKSVTLVDLDKGMTELFQSNEMLIKLNQRSLLSPKVKVISADAFAWARMQHTNYDAIIIDFPDPSNYSVGKLYTNKFYSIIKRLLSPNGIMVIQSTSPYVAPKSFWTVEKTLQSVGLHTVPYHNYVPSFGEWGYIMAMYKPSYHVPDKYLPGLRFMSKGTLEQMLYFPRDMARLPASVNRLNNQILVKYFEDEWSTVL from the coding sequence ATGCATAAAAGGCTTCCTGTCCTGCTCCTTATTTCCGTTTTTATTATTGCCACCTGCGGACTGATTTATGAACTCATAGCTGGTACGCTGGCCAGTTATCTGCTGGGTGACTCTGTTACCCAATTTTCTACCATCATTGGCGTTTACCTTTTCTCAATGGGAATTGGCTCGTGGCTTTCCAAGTACTTTGAGAAAAACCTGCTATCATGGTTTATCCAAATCGAAATTCTGGTGGGACTGGTAGGCGGAACCAGTTCTACTATTTTATTTATGGTGTTCGAGAGCGTCAGCTCCTTCCGCCTGGTACTTTATGGCTTAGTATCCATCACCGGTATACTGGTAGGTCTGGAAATTCCGCTGCTCATGCGCATTTTAAAAGATCGATATGAATTCAAAGACCTGGTATCCAAAGTTTTTACATTCGATTATATTGGTGCGCTCATTGCTTCGCTCGTGTTTCCGCTGATATTGATTCCATACTTGGGGTTGGTGCGCACCGCTTACTTGTTTGGTATACTTAATGTTGGCGTAGCATTGCTGGTATGCTTTGGCTTTGCTCCAGAAATTAACGCGGTACGCTATCTGAAAAGCGCATCTATCATCAGTCTCATTGCTTTATTAACCGGTTTTGTGCTGGCTAATGTCATCACCAGTTTTTCGGAAAGTTTAACCTATGCAGACACCATCATCTATTCTAAAAGCACACCTTACCAGCGTATCATCCTAACCAAACGCGGGCGCGATTTAAGATTGTTTTTAAATGGTAACCTGCAGTTTAGCTCTATCGATGAATACCGCTACCATGAGGCACTTATACATCCGGTATTACAAGCATTACCCCAGGCGCAAAATATACTGGTAATGGGCGGAGGTGATGGACTAGCTGTACGTGAAATTCTCAAGTACCCACAAGTTAAAAGTGTTACACTGGTGGATTTGGACAAAGGCATGACGGAGCTTTTCCAATCCAATGAAATGCTGATTAAACTTAACCAGCGTTCGCTGCTATCACCTAAAGTAAAGGTAATCAGTGCCGATGCCTTTGCCTGGGCACGTATGCAGCATACCAACTATGATGCTATCATTATTGATTTCCCTGATCCGTCCAACTACTCGGTAGGTAAACTTTATACCAATAAATTTTACAGCATCATCAAGCGTTTGCTATCACCAAACGGGATTATGGTTATTCAGTCCACCTCGCCGTATGTAGCACCTAAATCGTTCTGGACAGTGGAAAAAACCCTGCAATCGGTGGGCTTGCATACGGTACCCTATCACAATTATGTACCCTCTTTTGGCGAATGGGGATATATTATGGCCATGTACAAGCCTTCCTATCACGTTCCAGATAAGTATTTACCGGGTTTACGTTTTATGTCAAAAGGTACGCTGGAGCAGATGCTTTACTTTCCAAGAGATATGGCGCGGCTGCCGGCCAGCGTAAACCGTTTAAATAACCAGATACTGGTGAAATATTTTGAAGATGAGTGGTCGACCGTTTTATAA